The following coding sequences lie in one Treponema sp. OMZ 790 genomic window:
- a CDS encoding HD family hydrolase produces the protein MIFTTKTVLKLFEAFSIQRWNDLIRPFEIVEMDKTAEKTFLAYIIGKYEEKKGKKIDWQKIIDGSVFDILRKIALCDIKAPVQRRIRKEYPEEYKKINEWIFEKYNDLFPDGEFKAKFHSYLFDEPDDDDITWKISRAAHKYSTIREFEMLKPVNEEFRLTEIEGFLKEEICEFMDLTGIQLLLANQNPHKLITEIEKLRFQIRWNQTPRVPATTVLGHSFYVAALTLLMCYDLNINNERRYNNFFSALFHDLPEAVTRDIISPVKQATDHLPAVVKEIEERIVKDELLPLMDEYFIDEVMYYISDEFENRVIVDKKTKFVSFEELSQKYADKKFKAVDGRLVRVADQISAFVEAESSIKYGITSKHLEEGRKNILGAYPVGTRINNLSTDVFFNAYR, from the coding sequence ATGATTTTTACAACAAAAACCGTTTTAAAATTATTTGAAGCTTTCTCCATCCAACGCTGGAACGATCTTATCCGTCCTTTCGAAATAGTCGAAATGGATAAAACGGCCGAAAAAACGTTTTTGGCCTACATAATCGGAAAATACGAAGAAAAAAAAGGAAAAAAAATCGATTGGCAAAAAATTATCGACGGCTCAGTATTCGATATTTTAAGAAAAATAGCCCTTTGCGACATCAAGGCTCCTGTTCAAAGAAGAATCAGAAAAGAATACCCTGAAGAATATAAAAAAATTAACGAATGGATATTCGAAAAATATAACGACCTTTTTCCGGACGGAGAATTTAAAGCCAAATTTCATTCTTACCTTTTTGATGAACCTGATGATGACGACATAACGTGGAAGATTTCAAGAGCAGCTCATAAATATTCTACAATAAGAGAATTTGAAATGTTAAAGCCGGTAAACGAAGAGTTCCGTTTAACCGAAATTGAAGGCTTTTTAAAAGAAGAAATATGCGAGTTTATGGATTTAACCGGGATTCAGCTTTTACTTGCAAACCAAAATCCTCATAAACTTATAACCGAAATAGAAAAATTAAGATTTCAAATCAGATGGAATCAAACACCGAGAGTTCCCGCAACGACGGTATTGGGTCATTCTTTTTATGTAGCCGCCCTAACCCTCTTAATGTGTTACGACTTAAACATAAACAATGAAAGAAGATACAACAATTTTTTTTCGGCTCTTTTTCATGATTTGCCTGAAGCTGTTACAAGAGACATTATCTCGCCTGTAAAGCAGGCAACCGACCACCTGCCTGCAGTAGTAAAAGAAATTGAAGAGCGCATAGTCAAGGATGAACTATTACCCTTGATGGATGAATATTTTATCGACGAGGTTATGTATTATATATCCGACGAATTCGAAAACAGGGTAATTGTAGACAAAAAAACAAAATTCGTAAGTTTTGAAGAATTATCTCAAAAATATGCCGATAAGAAATTTAAGGCAGTTGACGGACGATTGGTAAGAGTTGCCGACCAAATATCAGCCTTTGTTGAAGCTGAAAGCTCAATCAAATATGGGATTACTTCCAAGCATTTGGAAGAAGGCCGCAAAAATATATTGGGTGCCTACCCCGTAGGTACAAGAATAAACAATTTAAGCACGGATGTATTTTTTAACGCATACCGTTAG
- a CDS encoding M23 family metallopeptidase gives MYKKHILRLLFFIFFSFFCFAEDLIHVIEKGDTLYALSKKYNIPVASILKKNNLSDPSKIKIGQKIIIPVEKPGKNNSEDYISHVIQKGDTLYALAKKFGVSFSDILKLNGITQKSPLKVGKILKIPKAFEQGKEQGKKQTAKPSTSTKQADAKLLWPVPASKVAYLSGKITGVVIDSVKGQAVKAVSSGKVVSTGPHRGFGQVVFIQSKTKHIYVYGGMEKLIVKKGDTIAVGQKLGELGVELFTGKAKLYFMVYDKNKPIDPAKAPRGL, from the coding sequence ATGTATAAAAAACACATCTTACGGCTTTTATTTTTTATCTTTTTCTCATTTTTCTGCTTTGCAGAAGATCTTATACACGTAATCGAAAAAGGCGATACCTTATACGCTTTAAGTAAAAAATATAACATTCCGGTAGCTTCCATTCTCAAAAAAAATAACTTAAGCGATCCTTCAAAGATAAAAATAGGACAAAAAATCATTATTCCTGTAGAAAAACCGGGCAAAAATAATTCGGAAGATTATATCAGCCATGTTATTCAAAAAGGCGATACCCTTTATGCCTTGGCAAAAAAATTCGGAGTTAGTTTTTCGGATATATTAAAATTAAACGGCATCACCCAAAAATCACCCTTAAAAGTAGGCAAAATTTTAAAGATACCTAAGGCTTTTGAACAAGGCAAAGAGCAAGGGAAAAAACAAACCGCAAAACCCAGCACTTCTACAAAACAAGCGGATGCAAAACTTCTTTGGCCTGTCCCGGCCTCAAAAGTTGCGTACTTGTCAGGAAAAATTACCGGAGTCGTTATAGATTCCGTAAAAGGACAAGCCGTAAAAGCCGTCAGTTCAGGAAAAGTGGTATCCACAGGCCCGCACCGAGGCTTTGGACAAGTCGTATTTATTCAATCCAAAACAAAACACATCTATGTTTACGGCGGAATGGAAAAACTTATCGTAAAAAAAGGCGACACAATAGCCGTAGGCCAAAAACTTGGGGAACTAGGGGTTGAGTTATTTACCGGAAAGGCAAAACTTTATTTTATGGTCTACGATAAGAATAAACCCATTGACCCTGCAAAAGCCCCCCGCGGCCTTTAA
- a CDS encoding cyclic nucleotide-binding domain-containing protein: MNKVEMDKEIFFQEIKRAAIFSCIEDADLMKIIDFSEILSYERGENIITEGTENKGFFVLLSGKLEIVKNGKWGDVRIGILQNNASFGETSLFKDQPATATVNALDPSTILLISKEQFTAYINAHPKAGNVILTYIVFSLLQKLNTTNEERVQEKNIEFSPEDLAFMVDMFNPQNTES; this comes from the coding sequence ATGAACAAGGTAGAAATGGATAAGGAGATTTTTTTTCAGGAAATAAAAAGGGCTGCTATTTTTTCGTGTATTGAAGATGCAGATTTAATGAAAATAATAGATTTTTCCGAAATTCTCTCTTATGAACGAGGCGAAAACATCATCACGGAAGGCACCGAGAATAAAGGATTTTTTGTATTATTGAGCGGAAAACTCGAAATAGTAAAAAACGGAAAATGGGGAGATGTCAGAATAGGCATTTTACAAAACAATGCAAGTTTCGGTGAAACTTCCCTTTTTAAAGATCAGCCTGCCACAGCTACCGTAAATGCCTTAGATCCATCGACAATCTTACTCATATCCAAGGAACAATTTACGGCCTATATAAATGCCCATCCAAAAGCAGGAAACGTTATCTTAACCTACATAGTATTTAGTTTATTGCAAAAACTAAATACTACAAATGAAGAAAGAGTACAAGAAAAAAACATCGAATTCTCTCCGGAAGATTTAGCCTTTATGGTAGATATGTTCAATCCTCAAAATACGGAATCTTAA
- the hprK gene encoding HPr(Ser) kinase/phosphatase encodes MANISFSVLNLLELDLKKHDSLELTCVSGRMGLSNKIIEPNINRPGLALSGFFDSFANERVQLFGRGEYAYLATLTEKKDLSTIEKMFSFKIPCCVFSNDLKPPKEFLEISDKHNCPILTSTLSSNELALRLLRILSNTFAPKISIHGVLVEVFGLGILIMGSSGVGKSETALELIERGHRLVADDVVEISCINGNTLVGRGANKIIGHHMEIRGLGIINIRQLYGIGAIREVKQIQLVAKLEEWDAEKVYDRLGTEELTTEILDVKIPMLEIPVKPGRNVPIILETAAKNERLKSMGYFSAREFSRNVLKWIETDSARAPYYTDDDTY; translated from the coding sequence ATGGCTAATATAAGCTTTTCGGTGCTCAACCTTTTGGAATTGGACCTTAAAAAACATGACTCCCTTGAATTAACCTGTGTATCGGGACGAATGGGACTTTCCAATAAGATTATAGAACCCAACATAAACCGTCCCGGTCTGGCTCTTTCAGGCTTTTTCGATTCATTTGCAAATGAAAGAGTACAGCTTTTCGGACGCGGAGAATATGCCTATCTTGCCACCCTTACGGAAAAAAAAGACCTATCCACGATCGAAAAAATGTTTTCTTTTAAAATTCCATGCTGCGTTTTTTCGAACGATTTAAAACCGCCTAAAGAATTTTTAGAAATAAGCGATAAGCATAATTGCCCCATTTTAACATCAACCCTTTCTTCAAACGAATTAGCCTTACGTCTTTTAAGAATCTTATCAAATACCTTTGCACCCAAAATTTCAATCCACGGAGTCTTGGTTGAAGTTTTCGGCCTCGGCATCCTAATTATGGGAAGTTCAGGCGTCGGAAAAAGCGAAACAGCCCTTGAGCTCATCGAAAGAGGACACCGGTTGGTTGCCGATGATGTAGTCGAGATTTCCTGCATCAACGGAAACACTCTCGTAGGACGGGGAGCAAACAAGATTATAGGCCACCACATGGAAATAAGGGGTTTAGGGATTATAAACATACGCCAGCTTTACGGAATAGGAGCCATAAGAGAGGTAAAACAAATTCAGCTGGTTGCAAAACTTGAAGAATGGGATGCCGAAAAAGTGTATGACAGATTAGGAACAGAAGAACTTACAACCGAAATTCTTGATGTAAAGATTCCTATGTTGGAAATCCCCGTAAAGCCGGGAAGAAATGTGCCGATTATTTTGGAAACGGCAGCTAAAAATGAAAGATTAAAAAGTATGGGATATTTTTCTGCAAGAGAATTCAGCAGAAATGTGCTCAAATGGATTGAAACCGATTCTGCAAGAGCCCCCTACTACACCGATGATGATACATACTAG
- a CDS encoding HPF/RaiA family ribosome-associated protein produces the protein MNINIQAVKFTMDEDQKKYLDQKFKRIEYADNLITDIQCFIKLDKKFIYDTTINFRWGSSAHVSTENYEFEAGVNKMMDIADQKVKKEKDKVQEKK, from the coding sequence ATGAACATTAATATTCAAGCAGTAAAATTTACGATGGACGAGGATCAAAAAAAATACCTTGATCAAAAGTTTAAAAGAATTGAATATGCGGATAATCTTATTACCGATATCCAATGCTTTATCAAACTGGATAAAAAGTTTATCTACGACACAACAATTAACTTCAGGTGGGGAAGCTCTGCCCATGTTTCAACCGAAAACTATGAGTTTGAGGCCGGCGTCAACAAAATGATGGATATTGCCGACCAAAAAGTCAAAAAAGAGAAGGATAAGGTTCAAGAAAAAAAATAA